The following are encoded together in the Vigna angularis cultivar LongXiaoDou No.4 chromosome 9, ASM1680809v1, whole genome shotgun sequence genome:
- the LOC108346799 gene encoding phospholipase A(1) DAD1, chloroplastic, with translation MKLAMRVASIQPRASSSISQYNPTCPFFESNISSQFSKSLPSWNQLKPLSTKCNFPKLRHKWKQYQGIDHWEGLVTGEDDVGPMVQKGFLSLYTSKTSTRASLHEMIRKEVGRVIQRYTNEPLSLTLTGHSLGAALAILSAYDITTTFKNAPMVTVISFGGPRVGNESFRKQLEQKGIKILRIVNSDDVVTKVPGFIVNLDELVNNENVGVGIWSKWLYKYIENMQLEYVDIGQELRLSSREFSCLNKRDVVMCHDLKTYLHLVKNFVSSSCACKHKKIHSI, from the exons ATGAAGCTTGCTATGAGAGTAGCTTCAATCCAGCCACGTGCATCATCCTCTATTTCTCAATACAACCCTACTTGTCCATTTTTTGAATCCAACATAAGCTCACAATTCAGCAAGTCTTTGCCATCATGGAACCAACTCAAACCTCTCTCAACCAAATGCAACTTTCCCAAACTTAGACACAAATGGAAGCAATACCAAGGAATTGACCATTGGGAAG GTCTTGTCACAGGAGAAGATGATGTTGGTCCCATGGTGCAGAAAGGGTTTTTGAGTCTTTACACATCCAAAACCTCTACACGTGCAAGTTTGCATGAGATGATAAGAAAAGAGGTTGGAAGAGTGATTCAAAGATACACTAACGAACCTCTTAGTTTAACCCTAACGGGTCATAGTCTTGGAGCCGCACTTGCGATTTTGAGCGCATATGATATAACCACCACTTTCAAGAATGCACCAATGGTTACCGTTATTTCATTTGGTGGACCTCGTGTGGGAAATGAGAGTTTTAGGAAACAATTGGAACAAAAAGGGATTAAGATACTAAGAATAGTAAACTCTGATGATGTTGTTACAAAAGTTCCGGGGTTTATTGTGAACTTAGATGAATTGgtaaataatgaaaatgttgGTGTGGGAATTTGGTCAAAATGGTTGTACAAGTACATAGAAAACATGCAATTGGAATATGTTGACATTGGACAAGAGTTGAGACTAAGTAGTAGAGAGTTTTCATGTCTCAATAAGAGAGATGTTGTTATGTGTCATGACCTCAAAACATATCTTCATTTGGTCAAAAACTTTGTAAGCTCCTCTTGTGCTTGCAAACATAAAAAGATTCACTCCATTTAG